In Archocentrus centrarchus isolate MPI-CPG fArcCen1 chromosome 21, fArcCen1, whole genome shotgun sequence, the following are encoded in one genomic region:
- the LOC115800060 gene encoding trace amine-associated receptor 13c-like has translation MMEIQKGAELCFPQLLNSSCRKPTFHWSKAVLLNIVLSFISLITAALNLLVIISVSHFRQLHTPSNILLLSLAVSDFLVGLLLIPLEIIRNTACWVLGDFMCSIYYNLVASVFCASIGNIVLISVDRYVAICDPLHYPTRITVVRVKISVCLCWFCSTFASSLYTKDMLIEPGRYNSCYGECMFFTSDTAGIVDLVLTFIVPVSVIIVLYMRVFVVAVSQARAMRSHVTAVTLQHSLNQTNRSELKAARTLGVLVVVYLASFCPYYCYSLVEGNVVNYSSLYFLTMLFYFNSCLNPLIYALFYPWFRNAVKLIITLQIFKYDTSEANIL, from the exons ATGATGGAGATACAGAAAGGAGCTGAGCTCTGTTTTCCACAACTCCTCAACAGTTCCTGCAGGAAGCCGACATTTCACTGGTCCAAAGCTGTGCTCCTGAACATTGTGCTGTCCTTCATCTCTCTGATCACTGCTGCTCTCAACCTGCTGGTCATCATCTCAGTCTCCCACTTCAG GCAGCTTCATACACCCAgtaacatcctcctcctctctctggctgtctcagACTTTCTTGTGGGTCTCCTCTTGATACCATTAGAAATCATTCGAAACACAGCCTGCTGGGTACTTGGTGATTTTATGTGTTCTATTTATTATAATCTGGTTGCAAGTGTTTTCTGTGCTTCAATAGGGAACATAGTTCTCATATCAGTTGACCGCTATGTGGCTATTTGTGACCCTCTGCATTACCCCACCAGAATCACTGTGGTGAGAGTAAAAatcagtgtttgtctgtgttggttttGTTCAACCTTCGCCAGCAGTCTTTATACAAAGGACATGCTGATTGAACCAGGCAGGTATAATTCCTGCTATGGAGAGTGCATGTTTTTCACCAGTGATACTGCAGGGATTGTCGACcttgttttaacatttattgttccagtttctgtcatcatagttctgtatatgagagtgtttgtggtggctgtgtctcaggctcgtgccatgcgctctcatgttacagctgtcacacttcagcattcactgaatcaaacaaacagatctgagctgaaagcagccaggacTCTTGGGGTTCTTGTAGTTGTTTATCTGGCAAGTTTCTGTCCATATTACTGCTACTCTCTGGTTGAAGGAAATGTGGTTAATTATTCATCTCTATATTTTCTCACCatgctcttttattttaactcTTGTTTAAACCCTTTGATCTATGCCCTGTTTTACCCCTGGTTCAGAAATGCTGTTAAACTTATCATCACTCTGCAGATATTCAAATACGACACAAGTGAAGCAAACATACTGTAA